In Saccharothrix syringae, the following are encoded in one genomic region:
- a CDS encoding sialidase family protein — protein MRPTTTAGLVLSLALASTTAPAAARPAPEPAAAAAESHSERILFNGGDETFNGITYHSFRIPSLIRTTNDTLIAFVEGRAAHNGDFGNINLLYKRSTDNGATWSGLREVIGAGQGTWGNPTAVVDRSNNRVWLFVNHQPEGADPVDSWDDRQVWVSSSADDGLTWSAPVDVSATLKPRTLAGGGSWNWDAVGPGVGVQTTVRDPGRLVVPAQHRTIYSDDHGATWRVQPLRTTSGAAMEQTGEATVLELADGSLYRNDRATSSVWETGRRRYVARGTVESGFTPFAPADCLLDPENEASTLRYNTDAPARIVFVNSASTGTRTKMRVRVSEDEGRTWGYSRPFADAPLPGESATYREGGYSSTAKTADHHVAALVEVNENTASSATSHRSIAFRKVNLPWIKGGVAEPGCDGGI, from the coding sequence ATGCGACCGACCACGACCGCGGGGCTCGTCCTGAGCCTCGCCCTCGCGTCCACCACCGCACCGGCGGCGGCCCGACCGGCACCCGAGCCGGCCGCGGCCGCCGCCGAGTCGCACTCCGAGCGCATCCTGTTCAACGGCGGCGACGAGACCTTCAACGGCATCACCTACCACTCGTTCCGCATCCCGTCCCTGATCCGCACGACCAACGACACCCTGATCGCGTTCGTCGAGGGCCGGGCCGCCCACAACGGCGACTTCGGCAACATCAACCTGCTCTACAAGCGCTCCACGGACAACGGCGCCACCTGGTCGGGCCTGCGCGAGGTGATCGGCGCCGGGCAGGGCACGTGGGGCAACCCGACCGCCGTGGTCGACCGCTCGAACAACCGGGTCTGGCTGTTCGTGAACCACCAGCCCGAGGGCGCGGACCCGGTGGACTCCTGGGACGACCGGCAGGTGTGGGTGTCCTCCAGCGCCGACGACGGGCTGACCTGGTCCGCGCCGGTGGACGTGTCCGCGACCCTCAAGCCGCGCACCCTCGCCGGCGGCGGGAGCTGGAACTGGGACGCGGTCGGGCCCGGCGTGGGCGTGCAGACCACCGTGCGCGACCCCGGCCGGCTCGTCGTCCCCGCGCAGCACCGCACCATCTACAGCGACGACCACGGCGCCACGTGGCGGGTGCAGCCGCTGCGCACGACCTCCGGCGCGGCGATGGAGCAGACCGGCGAGGCCACGGTCCTGGAGCTGGCCGACGGCTCGCTGTACCGCAACGACCGGGCCACCTCGTCGGTGTGGGAAACGGGCAGGCGCCGCTACGTCGCGCGCGGCACGGTCGAGTCGGGCTTCACCCCGTTCGCGCCGGCGGACTGCCTGCTCGACCCCGAGAACGAGGCGTCGACCCTGCGGTACAACACCGACGCGCCGGCCCGGATCGTGTTCGTCAACTCGGCGAGCACCGGGACGCGGACGAAGATGCGCGTCCGGGTGAGCGAGGACGAGGGCCGGACCTGGGGCTACAGCCGCCCGTTCGCCGACGCGCCGCTGCCCGGCGAGAGCGCCACCTACCGGGAGGGCGGCTACTCCAGCACCGCCAAGACCGCCGACCACCACGTGGCCGCGCTGGTGGAGGTCAACGAGAACACGGCGAGCAGCGCGACGTCGCACCGCTCGATCGCCTTCCGCAAGGTCAACCTGCCCTGGATCAAGGGCGGCGTGGCGGAACCCGGCTGCGACGGCGGGATCTGA
- a CDS encoding YncE family protein, whose amino-acid sequence MPKTPLPRSLGLVCAGLVTAALAVPTPTSAAPLREVMFVGNNWDGTADVIASGGDFARIARVNVIPDREERLREIYLNPIKLIFFLGIRNGPGEGHDQFVDDMYTTPDGTAVVVSRPSFADVVSIDLATGRVKWRFPVSGFRSDHMAVSPDGRRVAVSASTSNTVHVLDITTGQQVGSFATGDKPHENVFTDGGTRLWNMSIGEVNTDLDDPGWDFTKGDRRITVVDTTTFRQVEVIDMRQRLDAFGRSDLSDAVRPVAFTPDWSTLYFQLSFFNGFLEYDVAADRITRLKELPKNPNTSEDRTTWVNDSRHHGLSMSPAGDKLCVAGTMDDYAVVVDRASLREGPLVPASKPYWATVSGDGRSCVISESGADQVTAIDFATGRKVVSVRVGDHPQRVRIGHVPQGWTGPSGR is encoded by the coding sequence ATGCCGAAGACACCCCTCCCGCGTTCCCTCGGACTGGTCTGCGCAGGTCTGGTGACCGCCGCGCTCGCGGTGCCGACCCCCACCTCCGCCGCGCCGCTGAGGGAGGTGATGTTCGTCGGCAACAACTGGGACGGCACCGCGGACGTCATCGCCTCCGGCGGCGACTTCGCCCGGATCGCGCGGGTGAACGTCATCCCGGACCGGGAGGAGCGGCTGCGGGAGATCTACCTCAACCCGATCAAGCTGATCTTCTTCCTGGGCATCCGCAACGGCCCCGGCGAGGGGCACGACCAGTTCGTCGACGACATGTACACCACCCCCGACGGCACGGCCGTGGTGGTGTCGCGGCCCAGCTTCGCCGACGTGGTGTCGATCGACCTGGCCACCGGCCGGGTGAAGTGGCGGTTCCCGGTCTCCGGCTTCCGCTCCGACCACATGGCCGTGTCCCCGGACGGCCGGCGGGTCGCGGTGTCGGCCTCCACGTCGAACACCGTGCACGTCCTGGACATCACCACCGGGCAGCAGGTCGGCTCGTTCGCCACCGGCGACAAGCCGCACGAGAACGTCTTCACCGACGGCGGCACCCGGCTGTGGAACATGTCCATCGGCGAGGTCAACACCGACCTCGACGACCCCGGCTGGGACTTCACCAAGGGCGACCGGCGCATCACCGTCGTCGACACGACCACGTTCCGGCAGGTCGAGGTCATCGACATGCGGCAGCGGCTGGACGCCTTCGGCCGGTCGGACCTGTCCGACGCGGTGCGGCCGGTGGCGTTCACCCCGGACTGGTCGACGCTGTACTTCCAGCTCTCGTTCTTCAACGGGTTCCTGGAGTACGACGTGGCCGCCGACCGGATCACGCGGCTCAAGGAGCTGCCCAAGAACCCGAACACCAGCGAGGACCGCACCACCTGGGTCAACGACTCGCGCCACCACGGCCTGTCGATGAGCCCGGCGGGCGACAAGCTGTGCGTGGCCGGGACGATGGACGACTACGCCGTGGTGGTGGACCGCGCGTCGCTGCGCGAGGGGCCGCTGGTGCCGGCGTCGAAGCCGTACTGGGCCACGGTCAGCGGTGACGGGCGCAGCTGCGTGATCTCCGAGAGCGGCGCCGACCAGGTGACCGCGATCGACTTCGCGACCGGCCGGAAGGTGGTGTCGGTGCGGGTGGGCGACCACCCGCAGCGGGTGCGGATCGGGCACGTGCCGCAGGGGTGGACCGGGCCCTCGGGGCGGTGA
- a CDS encoding helix-turn-helix domain-containing protein codes for MPAAHRSELLRQVLEAMASDDRVLDELVLAARTHSPEVARLPEAENRRHVQVLLAAGLDSLARPEHPDDQDFATAEALGADRAAQGVPITGLLRGVQAGRTRAVRIAIDRSRAAGVPDDVILEAVLDLDRYTGALERHIVNGYHHAELQLSRTTRDVRTQLLRALLLPGAADPPAADDLHQAGLRPGGRYYCLVSDVTDPALARALEQRLLGLGGVYGLVEGRLTGLAAKPPGTDDLAPAVLLIAAPAVPLTGLRDVHALCTAALAIAARQGLRGVHHLVELAAETALAAQPLLADLLTDALLTRLDPADDFHRELACTALAYLDHGHRLGHTAVALHLHPNTVRYRLDRLAEITALPLGEDDTATRSTVPDTLRSWWALRTWLARARG; via the coding sequence GTGCCCGCAGCGCACCGCAGCGAGCTGCTGCGCCAGGTGCTCGAAGCGATGGCCTCGGACGACCGGGTCCTCGACGAGCTGGTGCTGGCCGCCCGGACCCACTCGCCCGAGGTGGCGCGGCTGCCCGAGGCCGAGAACCGCCGCCACGTGCAGGTGCTGCTCGCCGCCGGGCTGGACTCCCTGGCCCGCCCCGAGCACCCCGACGACCAGGACTTCGCCACCGCCGAGGCGCTGGGCGCCGACCGCGCCGCCCAGGGCGTGCCCATCACCGGCCTGCTGCGCGGCGTCCAGGCCGGGCGCACCCGCGCGGTGCGCATCGCCATCGACCGCAGCCGCGCCGCCGGGGTGCCCGACGACGTCATCCTGGAGGCGGTGCTCGACCTGGACCGCTACACCGGCGCCCTGGAGCGCCACATCGTCAACGGCTACCACCACGCCGAGCTCCAGCTCTCCCGCACCACCCGCGACGTGCGCACCCAGCTGCTGCGCGCGCTGCTCCTGCCCGGCGCCGCCGATCCGCCGGCGGCCGACGACCTCCACCAGGCCGGGCTGCGGCCGGGCGGCCGCTACTACTGCCTGGTCTCCGACGTCACCGACCCGGCCCTGGCCCGCGCCCTGGAACAGCGCCTGCTCGGCCTCGGCGGCGTCTACGGCCTGGTCGAGGGCCGCCTCACCGGCCTGGCCGCCAAGCCGCCCGGCACCGACGACCTCGCACCCGCCGTGCTGCTGATCGCCGCGCCCGCCGTGCCGCTGACCGGGCTGCGCGACGTGCACGCCCTGTGCACCGCCGCCCTGGCCATCGCCGCCCGGCAGGGGCTGCGCGGGGTGCACCACCTCGTCGAGCTGGCCGCGGAGACCGCGCTGGCCGCGCAGCCCCTGCTCGCCGACCTGCTCACCGACGCCCTGCTGACCAGGCTCGACCCCGCCGACGACTTCCACCGCGAGCTGGCCTGCACCGCCCTGGCCTACCTCGACCACGGGCACCGGCTCGGCCACACCGCGGTCGCCCTGCACCTGCACCCCAACACCGTCCGGTACCGCCTCGACCGGCTGGCGGAGATCACCGCCCTGCCGCTGGGCGAGGACGACACCGCCACCCGTTCGACGGTGCCGGACACGCTGCGCTCCTGGTGGGCGCTGCGCACCTGGCTCGCGCGGGCACGGGGATGA
- a CDS encoding DUF6114 domain-containing protein, with protein MNRRVDPAEQADRHRVATARGFTRWRQSCPFAAGVLTACAGVELVTVVTTSRGVLRFAGAGAAVSWVLGALLLAAGLTLLCRPGLRYFAGMTAVVAGVVSLVQASLGGFLVGFVLAALGGALAVAWVPVDETGGRAPLPEMGD; from the coding sequence ATGAACCGTCGCGTGGACCCGGCCGAGCAGGCGGACCGGCACCGGGTGGCGACCGCCCGCGGGTTCACCCGGTGGCGGCAGTCGTGCCCGTTCGCCGCGGGCGTGCTCACCGCCTGCGCCGGCGTGGAGCTGGTCACGGTGGTCACCACGTCCCGCGGTGTGCTGCGGTTCGCCGGTGCGGGCGCGGCGGTCAGCTGGGTGCTCGGCGCCCTGCTGCTCGCCGCCGGGCTGACCCTGCTGTGCCGGCCGGGGCTGCGCTACTTCGCCGGGATGACCGCGGTGGTCGCCGGGGTGGTCAGCCTGGTGCAGGCCAGCCTGGGCGGCTTCCTGGTCGGGTTCGTGCTCGCCGCGCTGGGCGGTGCGCTCGCGGTGGCCTGGGTGCCGGTCGACGAGACCGGCGGGCGGGCGCCGCTGCCCGAGATGGGTGACTGA
- a CDS encoding alpha-keto acid decarboxylase family protein: protein MSTTVARYLAQRLGELGIGHVFGVPGNHLGPFLTALAERPGPTWVGTPTEVGAGYAADAYARVRGGPRVAAAACTYGVGAFNLLNPIGGAYVEYVPIIAINASPTYEQWLNYQAVGLLTSHMSQRRESNLDVYRQVTVDAQVIGNPGLAPVQVDSAIVACLSERRPVYLEVMEDVWRAPCDEPRGLLVARRRPVTARNETMLDRAVTDAVALVERLGTPILWAGEEVDRFDLADPFLDLVESTGIRFCTTIGGKAVVSEDHEAFVGVYNGKASTKTVYEIFQNVAKVRIGIGSWSTSKNLGGEKSIGPDWIVAAREGVSVGASYYPDVRLEEFVKALRARLLERFGPGYFAADYFARGHELDTAVPRSREAHLARQRSAEQVGPVTYDALFRAVNALLAAAPGRFTVVSDAGFALLGSMGLHIAEQDGYLAQNSWLSIGYSVGATTGVALAKPDRRPLVFVGDGSFQETVQELSTHVRHGLAPVIFVLDNEGFYGIEQMLVAPGYYREPPTQEEDYYNVLHRWRYSALPAVFGTDEAPMSGVEVRTLADLDAVLTGLADDTAAGGPLVVHVHLSRRDYPEAIGYQVEAAVKALAPAPRAAVDRVEPAERLEPVAGT, encoded by the coding sequence GTGAGCACCACCGTGGCCCGCTACCTGGCCCAGCGGCTCGGCGAACTGGGCATCGGGCACGTGTTCGGCGTGCCGGGCAACCACCTGGGCCCGTTCCTGACCGCACTGGCGGAGCGCCCCGGCCCGACCTGGGTCGGCACCCCGACCGAGGTGGGCGCCGGGTACGCCGCCGACGCCTACGCCCGCGTGCGCGGCGGCCCCCGGGTCGCCGCCGCGGCCTGCACCTACGGCGTGGGCGCGTTCAACCTGCTCAACCCGATCGGCGGCGCGTACGTGGAGTACGTGCCGATCATCGCGATCAACGCCTCGCCCACCTACGAGCAGTGGCTGAACTACCAGGCCGTCGGCCTGCTGACCTCGCACATGAGCCAGCGCCGGGAGAGCAACCTGGACGTGTACCGGCAGGTCACCGTCGACGCCCAGGTGATCGGCAACCCCGGGCTGGCCCCGGTGCAGGTCGACTCCGCGATCGTGGCCTGCCTGTCGGAGCGGCGGCCGGTGTACCTGGAGGTGATGGAGGACGTCTGGCGGGCGCCGTGCGACGAGCCGCGGGGCCTGCTGGTCGCCCGGCGGCGGCCGGTCACCGCGCGCAACGAGACCATGCTCGACCGGGCGGTGACCGACGCCGTGGCGCTGGTCGAGCGCCTGGGCACGCCGATCCTGTGGGCTGGCGAGGAGGTCGACCGGTTCGACCTCGCGGACCCCTTCCTCGACCTGGTCGAGTCCACCGGCATCCGGTTCTGCACCACCATCGGCGGCAAGGCGGTGGTCTCCGAGGACCACGAGGCGTTCGTCGGCGTCTACAACGGCAAGGCGTCCACCAAGACCGTCTACGAGATCTTCCAGAACGTGGCCAAGGTCCGGATCGGCATCGGCTCGTGGTCGACGTCGAAGAACCTCGGCGGCGAGAAGAGCATCGGCCCGGACTGGATCGTCGCCGCCCGCGAGGGCGTCAGCGTCGGCGCCTCCTACTACCCCGACGTGCGGCTGGAGGAGTTCGTCAAGGCGTTGCGCGCCCGGCTGCTGGAGCGGTTCGGGCCCGGGTACTTCGCCGCCGACTACTTCGCCCGCGGGCACGAGCTGGACACCGCGGTGCCGCGGAGCCGCGAGGCGCACCTGGCCCGGCAGCGGTCCGCCGAGCAGGTCGGCCCGGTCACCTACGACGCGCTGTTCCGGGCGGTCAACGCCCTGCTGGCGGCCGCGCCGGGCAGGTTCACCGTGGTCTCCGACGCCGGGTTCGCGCTGCTCGGCTCGATGGGCCTGCACATCGCCGAGCAGGACGGCTACCTGGCCCAGAACAGCTGGCTGTCCATCGGCTACTCGGTGGGGGCGACCACCGGCGTCGCCCTGGCCAAGCCGGACCGCCGGCCGCTGGTGTTCGTCGGCGACGGCTCGTTCCAGGAGACCGTGCAGGAGCTGTCCACCCACGTCCGGCACGGGCTGGCCCCGGTGATCTTCGTGCTGGACAACGAGGGCTTCTACGGCATCGAGCAGATGCTGGTGGCGCCCGGCTACTACCGGGAGCCGCCGACGCAGGAGGAGGACTACTACAACGTCCTGCACCGGTGGCGGTACAGCGCGCTGCCGGCGGTGTTCGGCACGGACGAGGCGCCGATGTCCGGCGTGGAGGTCCGCACCCTGGCCGACCTGGACGCGGTGCTGACCGGCCTGGCGGACGACACCGCCGCGGGCGGCCCGCTCGTCGTGCACGTCCACCTGTCCCGCCGGGACTACCCGGAGGCGATCGGCTACCAGGTCGAGGCCGCGGTCAAGGCCCTCGCACCGGCCCCGCGCGCGGCGGTCGACCGGGTCGAGCCCGCCGAGCGGCTCGAACCCGTCGCCGGGACGTGA
- a CDS encoding flavin monoamine oxidase family protein, producing the protein MSAASGNDQSTRDRSRWRTCQQLARELLLVGPDDEDLKLKYLDVLLKDGLPATDAPKDVLVVGAGVAGLVAARLLTGAGHRVTVLEANGNRVGGRIKTFRTDPARTDPARQPVFADPAQYGEAGAMRLPDFHPLTLGLVDSLGLDRRLFYNVDVDPATEQPVVPPPVFYRSFTGATWPPGAEQPEFPTPAKRFHTWIRANQVQVRRAEYARDPGSVNEGFHLTGDEVRVTAARMVHEALEEVRDYYSDLVDGTRVNKPFAEWLDGWARVIHDFDGYSMGRFLRERAGLSDEAVEAIGTLENMTSRLHLSFFHTFLGRSDINPDATYWEVDGGSWQLPERLYEDLAPRVELGRRVVDIEYWDPRLDDPPGSVVGPDGPAVAIRTVAEDDPTGPATTWTGDLAIIAIPFSSLRFVDVTPPMSYKKRRAVIEMHYDQATKVLLEFSRRWWEFTEADWQRELAAIGPGVHEFYQALDESDDDAAHSVPGVLDGAATGLLGAHPSVDERAIPAPQLEYNRNLPLIGPAVRPATNVFGGGSTTDNPNRFTYYPSHPVPGSEGGVVLASYSWSDDAAHWDSLDDHQRYVYALRNLQAVHGRRIEVFYTGYGQTQSWLRDPYAFGEAAVYTPHQMTSFHLDVGKPEGPLHFAGEHVSLKHAWIEGAVETAVRAAIAVHEAPPPVRSAAVPAGRRPVEAEMVAEIGTAMGGDMTAGVIAP; encoded by the coding sequence ATGTCTGCCGCATCAGGGAACGACCAGTCCACCAGAGACCGATCCCGTTGGCGCACCTGCCAACAGCTCGCCCGCGAGCTGCTGCTCGTCGGCCCCGACGACGAGGACCTCAAGCTGAAGTACCTGGACGTCCTGCTCAAGGACGGCCTGCCGGCCACCGACGCGCCCAAGGACGTCCTGGTCGTCGGCGCGGGCGTCGCCGGCCTGGTGGCCGCCCGGCTGCTCACCGGCGCCGGGCACCGGGTGACGGTGCTGGAGGCCAACGGCAACCGGGTCGGTGGCCGCATCAAGACCTTCCGCACCGACCCGGCCCGCACCGACCCGGCCCGGCAACCGGTGTTCGCCGACCCGGCCCAGTACGGCGAGGCGGGCGCGATGCGGCTGCCGGACTTCCACCCGCTCACCCTCGGCCTGGTGGACTCGCTCGGCCTGGACCGCAGGCTGTTCTACAACGTGGACGTCGACCCGGCGACCGAGCAGCCGGTCGTCCCGCCACCGGTGTTCTACCGCTCGTTCACCGGCGCGACGTGGCCGCCGGGCGCCGAGCAGCCGGAGTTCCCCACCCCGGCCAAGCGCTTCCACACCTGGATCCGCGCCAACCAGGTGCAGGTGCGGCGCGCCGAGTACGCGCGCGACCCGGGCTCGGTCAACGAGGGCTTCCACCTGACCGGCGACGAGGTCCGCGTCACCGCCGCGCGCATGGTGCACGAGGCGCTGGAGGAGGTCCGCGACTACTACTCCGACCTCGTGGACGGCACGCGCGTGAACAAGCCCTTCGCCGAGTGGCTGGACGGCTGGGCGCGGGTGATCCACGACTTCGACGGCTACTCGATGGGCCGGTTCCTGCGCGAGCGGGCCGGGTTGAGCGACGAGGCGGTCGAGGCCATCGGCACCCTGGAGAACATGACCTCGCGGCTGCACCTGTCGTTCTTCCACACCTTCCTGGGCCGCAGCGACATCAACCCCGACGCCACCTACTGGGAGGTCGACGGCGGCAGTTGGCAGCTCCCCGAGCGGCTGTACGAGGACCTGGCACCCCGGGTGGAGCTGGGGCGCCGCGTGGTCGACATCGAGTACTGGGACCCGCGCCTGGACGACCCGCCCGGCTCGGTCGTCGGCCCCGACGGCCCCGCCGTGGCGATCCGCACCGTCGCCGAGGACGACCCGACCGGGCCCGCCACCACGTGGACCGGCGACCTGGCGATCATCGCGATCCCGTTCTCCAGCCTGCGGTTCGTCGACGTCACGCCCCCGATGTCCTACAAGAAGCGCCGCGCGGTCATCGAGATGCACTACGACCAGGCGACCAAGGTGCTGCTGGAGTTCTCGCGGCGCTGGTGGGAGTTCACTGAGGCGGACTGGCAGCGCGAGCTGGCCGCGATCGGCCCCGGCGTGCACGAGTTCTACCAGGCGCTGGACGAGTCCGATGACGACGCGGCGCACTCGGTGCCGGGCGTGCTGGACGGCGCGGCCACCGGGCTGCTGGGCGCGCACCCGAGCGTGGACGAGCGGGCCATCCCCGCGCCGCAGCTGGAGTACAACCGGAACCTGCCGCTGATCGGGCCCGCGGTGCGCCCGGCGACCAACGTCTTCGGCGGCGGCTCCACCACGGACAACCCGAACCGCTTCACGTACTACCCGTCGCACCCGGTGCCCGGCAGCGAGGGCGGCGTGGTGCTGGCGAGCTACAGCTGGTCCGACGACGCCGCGCACTGGGACTCCCTGGACGACCACCAGCGCTACGTCTACGCGCTGCGCAACCTCCAGGCCGTGCACGGCCGCCGCATCGAGGTCTTCTACACCGGGTACGGGCAGACGCAGAGCTGGCTGCGCGACCCGTACGCCTTCGGCGAGGCCGCGGTCTACACGCCGCACCAGATGACCAGCTTCCACCTGGACGTGGGCAAGCCCGAGGGGCCGCTGCACTTCGCGGGCGAGCACGTCTCGCTCAAGCACGCCTGGATCGAGGGCGCGGTCGAGACCGCGGTGCGCGCGGCGATCGCCGTGCACGAGGCGCCGCCGCCGGTCCGGTCGGCCGCCGTGCCTGCCGGTCGCCGCCCGGTCGAGGCGGAGATGGTGGCCGAGATCGGCACGGCGATGGGCGGGGACATGACCGCCGGGGTGATCGCGCCGTGA
- a CDS encoding inorganic phosphate transporter, protein MDLSTIVLVVVATALVFDFTNGFHDTANAMATSIATGALPPKVAVGVSAVLNLVGAFLSVEVARTISSGIVDEAGIGPEVVFGGLVGAVVWNLVTWLLGLPSSSSHALFGGLVGSTWVAAGADAVRFGTVVEKVLVPAVASPLIAGAVAAVATYLAYAITRRTSESVRTRGFRFGQIASASLVSLAHGTNDAQKTMGVITLTLITAGALPAGARPPVWVVIAAGLAIALGTYLGGWRIIRTMGRGITDIRSPQGFAAETGAAAVILTSSQLGFALSTTHVCAGGVIGAGVGRRAGEVRWGVAGRMALAWLLTLPAAAVVGALAGEVARQGTAGAVAVALVAAGVGAGCYAASRRAPVGAHNVNEVPA, encoded by the coding sequence GTGGACCTTTCGACGATCGTCCTCGTGGTCGTGGCGACCGCGCTGGTGTTCGACTTCACCAACGGGTTCCACGACACGGCCAACGCGATGGCCACGTCCATCGCCACCGGTGCGCTGCCGCCGAAGGTCGCGGTGGGCGTGTCGGCCGTGCTGAACCTGGTGGGCGCGTTCCTGTCGGTCGAGGTCGCCCGCACCATCTCCAGCGGCATCGTCGACGAGGCCGGGATCGGGCCGGAGGTGGTCTTCGGCGGCCTGGTCGGCGCCGTGGTGTGGAACCTCGTCACGTGGCTGCTCGGCCTGCCCTCCAGCTCCTCGCACGCGTTGTTCGGCGGGCTGGTCGGCTCGACGTGGGTCGCCGCGGGCGCGGACGCGGTGCGGTTCGGCACGGTGGTGGAGAAGGTGCTGGTGCCCGCGGTCGCCTCGCCGCTGATCGCCGGAGCGGTGGCGGCGGTCGCCACCTACCTCGCGTACGCCATCACGCGCCGCACGTCGGAGTCGGTGCGCACGCGCGGGTTCCGGTTCGGGCAGATCGCCTCGGCCTCGCTGGTGTCGCTGGCGCACGGCACCAACGACGCGCAGAAGACCATGGGCGTGATCACGCTGACGCTCATCACCGCGGGCGCGCTGCCCGCCGGCGCGCGTCCGCCGGTGTGGGTGGTCATCGCCGCGGGCCTCGCCATCGCGCTCGGCACCTACCTGGGCGGCTGGCGCATCATCCGGACCATGGGCCGGGGCATCACCGACATCCGCAGCCCGCAGGGCTTCGCCGCCGAGACCGGTGCCGCGGCGGTGATCCTCACCTCCTCGCAGCTCGGCTTCGCCCTGTCCACCACGCACGTGTGCGCGGGTGGCGTGATCGGGGCGGGCGTGGGCAGGCGGGCCGGCGAGGTGCGGTGGGGCGTGGCGGGCCGGATGGCGCTCGCCTGGTTGCTCACCCTGCCCGCCGCGGCGGTCGTCGGCGCGCTCGCGGGCGAGGTGGCGCGGCAGGGCACCGCGGGGGCGGTCGCGGTGGCGCTGGTGGCCGCCGGGGTCGGCGCGGGCTGCTACGCCGCGTCGCGACGGGCGCCGGTGGGCGCCCACAACGTCAACGAGGTGCCGGCGTGA
- a CDS encoding ArsR/SmtB family transcription factor, whose translation MSGVSSWVDPENRVVAAVTALAAELADPLRLTALQLLAAEGPHTSSQLADAIGVTASRLGNHLARLREKNLVTVERTGRHSVYRAAPGLGGVLAALADYARGADAVGPPHRAPSPADVAHTCYDHAAGRLGVSAFATLVERGALRPPDGLGDELALGPDPGAFTELGVDPAALVPGRRKLATACLDRTHRLPHLGGVLGKAVLDALLDRGLVRRVEGSRVLTVAAPDELVRLLPAFDPADRG comes from the coding sequence GTGAGCGGTGTGTCGAGCTGGGTCGATCCGGAGAACCGGGTGGTCGCCGCGGTCACCGCGCTGGCCGCCGAACTGGCCGACCCGCTGCGCCTGACCGCGCTGCAACTGCTGGCCGCCGAAGGGCCGCACACCTCCAGCCAGCTGGCCGACGCCATCGGCGTCACCGCGTCCCGGCTGGGCAACCACCTGGCCCGGCTGCGGGAGAAGAACCTGGTCACCGTCGAGCGGACCGGGCGGCACTCGGTGTACCGGGCCGCACCGGGCCTGGGCGGGGTGCTGGCCGCCCTGGCGGACTACGCGCGGGGCGCCGACGCGGTCGGCCCGCCGCACCGCGCCCCGTCACCGGCCGACGTCGCGCACACCTGCTACGACCACGCGGCGGGCCGGCTCGGCGTCAGCGCCTTCGCGACCCTGGTCGAGCGCGGCGCGCTGCGCCCACCCGACGGCCTGGGCGACGAGCTGGCGCTCGGCCCGGACCCGGGCGCGTTCACCGAGCTGGGCGTGGACCCGGCCGCACTCGTCCCCGGCCGCCGCAAGCTCGCCACCGCCTGCCTGGACCGCACGCACCGCCTGCCGCACCTGGGCGGCGTGCTGGGCAAGGCGGTGCTGGACGCGCTCCTGGACCGCGGCCTGGTGCGGCGGGTCGAGGGCAGCCGCGTGCTCACCGTCGCGGCACCCGACGAGCTGGTCCGGCTGCTGCCCGCGTTCGACCCCGCCGACCGCGGGTGA